In a single window of the Drosophila subpulchrella strain 33 F10 #4 breed RU33 chromosome X, RU_Dsub_v1.1 Primary Assembly, whole genome shotgun sequence genome:
- the LOC119557398 gene encoding mitochondrial import inner membrane translocase subunit TIM14 codes for MQTGKFSQAVSNSLHLIGMGVVVGVGVAACGIAAFRFPNASKRIGQLCKSAFGDLGTRRFYSGGFQERMTPREASQILGTSLSAPWSRMREAHRRVILANHPDRNGSPYLAAKINEAKHVLLDRKNRSR; via the exons ATGcaaactggtaaattctcgcAAGCCGTTAGTAACTCGTTACATTTGATAGGAATGGGCGTGGTagtgggcgtgggcgtggccgcTTGCGGTATTGCCGCCTTCAGATTCCCCAACGCATCCAAACGGATTGGTCAGCTGTGCAAATCAGCCTTTGGAGATCTCGGCACCAGACGCTTTTATAGCGGCGGATTTCAG GAGCGGATGACCCCCCGCGAAGCATCTCAAATTCTGGGCACTAGTCTGAGTGCCCCATGGAGCCGAATGCGGGAGGCCCACCGGCGGGTCATCCTGGCCAATCATCCGGATCGCAATGGCTCACCATACCTGGCTGCTAAAATCAACGAGGCCAAGCATGTGCTTTTAGACCGAAAAAATCGGTCCAGATAA